Proteins found in one Litoribrevibacter albus genomic segment:
- a CDS encoding TonB-dependent receptor domain-containing protein: MKNTKLASKVSYLALAVAAANITCAYADTETTTNNADTKTTNIIQVIGSKEDGFNVSMTDEMIEKRQVTDLEDMFRHEPSITVGGGLPVAQKIYVRGIEDTLLNVTIDGATQAGYLYHHQGRVNVEPELVKNVVIKSGAGNATDGAGALGGAIHFNLKDAKDMLRDGERFGALAKTSYFSNNEGWKNHLSAYGMLNDDFGLLASITRYDTGDNYSDGHGDEVDNTEFEQQSVRFKLSGTLLEDHYLALSYEEYDDDGTRYARPNMVDIGLHPAYPSTLVPQETHRESAIFNYGYNPDSPWIDLKSTVYYNDSYLTKKGDVYAANWPPAGPPPTWTFADYYDGKAHGAGIESLGFDLRNTSRMGKHEVTYGAEYREDEAYLVKGYLDDFNNEETEITALYVQADIELTPSLRLSTGVRYDDYDYTDNQGENFSDDAISPNATLSFDITNELEVFASYAQAFKGVSSPEAWFLEFPYLNQALQSYRGADIDGDVPLQELQAEESDNIEFGFKYEGMNFAASGEIFKQTIENAQIISGSQGIRYSFVDDVEVKGYALRMAYFWDAVTLNAGVSHSKPELGDEPLASGDMGLGTSYGRTWTTGVEYQMRHDLTLGWNARLVERLKDVPEGQDEKAGYGIHDVYVQWLPMEDLTLGLAVNNMFDKYYYDQGSFFSMSEGADPIGLPEPGRDIRLSAAYQF, from the coding sequence ATGAAGAACACTAAGCTAGCGAGTAAGGTCAGTTATCTGGCTTTGGCTGTTGCCGCTGCCAATATTACCTGCGCATACGCCGACACAGAAACGACAACAAACAACGCTGACACCAAAACCACTAACATCATTCAAGTAATCGGTTCCAAAGAAGACGGCTTCAATGTCAGCATGACGGACGAGATGATTGAGAAGCGTCAGGTCACCGATCTGGAAGACATGTTCCGTCACGAACCCTCCATCACTGTCGGTGGTGGCCTGCCTGTTGCGCAGAAAATCTATGTGCGCGGTATTGAAGACACGCTGCTCAATGTCACCATCGACGGAGCCACACAAGCGGGTTACCTCTATCACCACCAAGGTCGCGTCAACGTAGAACCCGAATTAGTGAAAAACGTGGTGATTAAATCCGGTGCCGGTAACGCCACCGACGGCGCAGGCGCCTTAGGCGGTGCCATCCACTTTAACCTTAAAGACGCCAAAGACATGCTCCGAGACGGTGAGCGTTTCGGCGCCTTAGCAAAGACCTCTTACTTCAGTAATAACGAAGGCTGGAAAAATCACCTTAGCGCCTATGGTATGTTGAACGATGATTTTGGCTTGTTAGCCAGCATCACCCGTTATGATACCGGCGACAACTACTCCGACGGCCACGGCGACGAAGTGGATAACACCGAGTTCGAACAACAATCCGTACGTTTCAAGTTGAGCGGCACCCTACTCGAAGACCACTACCTGGCTCTGAGCTACGAAGAATATGACGACGACGGTACGCGTTATGCCCGTCCGAACATGGTGGATATCGGCCTACACCCTGCGTACCCGAGTACTCTCGTGCCTCAGGAAACACATCGCGAATCGGCCATCTTTAACTATGGCTACAATCCTGACTCACCGTGGATTGATCTGAAATCCACTGTGTATTACAACGACAGCTACCTCACGAAGAAAGGCGATGTTTATGCGGCCAACTGGCCACCGGCTGGGCCACCGCCAACCTGGACCTTTGCTGATTACTACGATGGAAAAGCCCACGGTGCAGGCATCGAAAGTTTAGGCTTTGATCTTCGCAACACCAGTCGAATGGGCAAGCATGAAGTCACCTACGGTGCCGAATATCGGGAAGACGAAGCCTATCTGGTAAAAGGCTATTTGGATGACTTCAACAATGAAGAGACGGAAATCACCGCCCTCTATGTTCAGGCCGACATCGAACTGACTCCGTCTTTGCGCTTGAGCACAGGGGTACGTTACGACGACTACGACTACACCGACAATCAAGGTGAAAACTTCTCGGATGACGCCATCAGCCCGAACGCCACCTTGAGCTTTGACATCACCAATGAACTGGAAGTCTTTGCCAGTTATGCACAAGCCTTCAAAGGCGTGAGCAGCCCGGAAGCCTGGTTCCTTGAGTTTCCTTACTTGAATCAAGCACTGCAAAGCTATCGTGGTGCAGACATCGACGGCGACGTACCGCTCCAGGAATTGCAAGCGGAAGAATCGGACAACATCGAGTTTGGTTTCAAATACGAAGGAATGAACTTCGCAGCCAGCGGTGAAATCTTCAAACAAACCATTGAAAACGCACAAATCATCAGCGGCTCTCAAGGTATTCGCTACAGCTTCGTCGATGACGTAGAAGTGAAAGGATATGCCTTACGCATGGCTTACTTCTGGGATGCTGTCACGCTTAATGCCGGCGTATCTCACAGTAAACCAGAACTGGGCGATGAACCCTTGGCCAGTGGCGACATGGGGCTTGGCACCTCTTACGGCCGAACCTGGACGACCGGCGTTGAATACCAAATGCGACATGACCTAACACTGGGCTGGAACGCTCGCCTGGTTGAACGCTTAAAGGACGTGCCGGAGGGCCAGGACGAAAAAGCCGGTTATGGCATTCATGATGTCTATGTTCAATGGCTACCAATGGAAGATCTGACCCTTGGCTTGGCAGTGAACAATATGTTCGACAAGTACTACTACGATCAGGGCTCATTCTTCTCGATGAGCGAAGGCGCCGATCCAATTGGTTTGCCGGAACCGGGCCGAGATATTCGTCTGTCTGCGGCGTATCAGTTCTAG
- a CDS encoding hybrid sensor histidine kinase/response regulator, whose protein sequence is MYRSSTQLNEKCSDLGDTSLGKTAIKHSLAIRLLRIVFSIYLLITCVITSVQMTNEYLFEKDSIRENLMAYQSIFYEGIANALWNFDFKQLNAMMDGVYKLHDIEGLYVFDGKGKLVLTRGFENQAPSDDSAASDRLGSTDEKAQQVPTNQHGVSSLKALSYDQMEQRGLFSYTFPVVFYDENIGSVTLFSSNRIVFNQVKYNFLTIIINAIIKTIILWLLFIWAFKRFLVRALDSFISKMESTTLDNPGGAEIELQTFGAYELERFRDVFNHMTQRIVKSKYSLEKLNDELERKVEERTKETLLKQEMLEQMSQQGRIGAWEWRIEEQQLHWSTMTRIIHDVDQDFIPTASSVWWFIKEEDKRALIQQCLSDCIKDGKAWSEELQIVTAKGEDVWVVITGSGIFEDGKCVRLYGSYQDINERIKVRHDLEEAKELAESGAKMKSQFLATMSHEIRTPMNGVLGMLYLLKNTDLDEKQAGYADVATTSGEFLLGLIDDILDLSKIEAGHIELEHLNFNIVSVLGDIAKSFGIKTYNQGIQLILDTSEVPNIQVCGDFGRIRQVVSNLMGNAVKFTSSGHILIRATLTDVGPQWQLDCYVEDTGIGIRADKVHSIFEHFTQVDASTTRKYGGTGLGLSISRELCRLMQGDIDVSSELDRGSTFHFHVRLEKAPVTPVNAFGLNDMKDAFTAKRVLVADPYPMSREVLERQLNAWQIDVVFAPSWHVLISILSDELEAPFDVVFLDYALALSVDPASALMYGRVLRKQAWVLMQPMGNEQDKIDIPQVNWMERLEKPIVSEEIKRVLADVLNKRAADPGASPELTRGGGQVVELKGRNNNPTDSHATPWPESTRILLVEDNDINRLVASGMLEKIGLQNDFAVNGDDALSVLQSSSTECPFDLILMDCQMPVMDGYEATGRIRKGEAGERYRSIPIVAMTANAMEGDRELCIHAGMDDYLTKPVDPLILLEKLLQWLPSRTS, encoded by the coding sequence ATGTACCGATCCTCTACTCAGCTGAATGAAAAATGTTCTGACTTGGGCGACACCTCATTAGGTAAGACTGCCATTAAGCACTCTTTGGCGATTCGTTTACTCAGAATTGTTTTCTCCATTTATCTGCTGATCACCTGTGTTATCACCTCTGTTCAGATGACAAACGAATATCTTTTCGAGAAAGACTCTATTCGTGAGAATCTGATGGCCTACCAAAGTATCTTCTACGAAGGCATTGCCAATGCCTTATGGAACTTCGATTTCAAACAACTCAATGCCATGATGGATGGCGTCTATAAGCTTCATGATATTGAAGGTTTGTATGTGTTTGATGGGAAGGGAAAGTTAGTACTGACACGGGGTTTCGAGAACCAAGCACCGTCAGATGATTCAGCTGCTTCTGATCGTTTGGGATCTACCGACGAAAAGGCGCAACAAGTGCCAACGAATCAGCACGGCGTAAGCTCGCTGAAAGCATTAAGTTATGACCAGATGGAGCAGCGTGGACTGTTTTCTTACACCTTTCCTGTGGTCTTCTATGATGAAAATATTGGCTCTGTAACGCTGTTTTCCAGCAACAGGATTGTCTTTAATCAGGTTAAATACAACTTCCTGACCATCATTATCAACGCCATCATAAAAACCATCATTCTGTGGTTATTGTTTATCTGGGCGTTCAAACGCTTTCTGGTTCGAGCTTTGGACAGTTTCATTTCCAAGATGGAATCCACCACGCTTGATAATCCCGGCGGCGCAGAGATAGAACTTCAAACCTTCGGCGCTTATGAGTTGGAACGTTTTCGTGATGTGTTTAATCACATGACGCAGCGTATTGTTAAGTCCAAATATTCTCTGGAAAAGCTTAACGATGAGCTGGAACGTAAGGTGGAAGAGCGCACCAAAGAAACCTTGTTGAAACAGGAAATGCTGGAGCAAATGAGTCAGCAAGGGCGCATTGGCGCCTGGGAATGGCGCATTGAGGAACAACAACTTCATTGGAGCACGATGACGCGCATCATTCATGATGTGGACCAGGACTTCATACCAACAGCCTCTTCTGTGTGGTGGTTTATTAAGGAAGAAGACAAGCGTGCCTTAATTCAGCAATGTCTTTCGGACTGCATAAAAGATGGCAAAGCCTGGTCGGAAGAGCTTCAGATCGTCACAGCCAAAGGGGAAGACGTTTGGGTGGTGATCACTGGCAGTGGTATTTTTGAAGACGGCAAATGTGTTCGTCTCTACGGCTCCTATCAGGACATCAACGAGCGCATCAAGGTGCGCCACGATCTGGAAGAAGCGAAAGAGTTGGCCGAAAGCGGTGCCAAGATGAAGAGCCAATTCCTTGCGACCATGAGTCACGAGATTCGTACACCGATGAATGGCGTGTTGGGGATGTTGTACCTTCTCAAAAATACCGACTTGGACGAGAAGCAGGCAGGGTATGCGGACGTTGCCACCACCAGTGGTGAGTTCTTGTTGGGGCTGATTGATGACATTTTGGATTTGTCCAAGATTGAAGCGGGTCATATTGAACTGGAGCATTTGAACTTCAATATTGTGAGCGTACTGGGTGACATTGCTAAAAGCTTCGGTATCAAAACCTATAACCAAGGTATTCAATTGATTTTGGATACCTCTGAAGTCCCGAATATTCAGGTCTGTGGCGATTTTGGCCGGATTCGACAGGTTGTATCTAATTTGATGGGGAATGCCGTCAAGTTCACATCATCAGGGCATATCTTAATCCGGGCCACACTCACTGATGTGGGGCCACAGTGGCAACTGGACTGCTATGTGGAAGACACCGGGATTGGTATCCGTGCAGATAAAGTCCACAGTATTTTTGAGCACTTTACTCAGGTGGATGCCTCTACTACTCGCAAGTACGGTGGCACCGGGTTGGGGCTGTCGATCAGTAGAGAGCTGTGTCGTTTAATGCAGGGAGACATAGACGTTAGCAGTGAACTGGATCGGGGCAGTACTTTCCACTTTCATGTTCGGTTGGAGAAGGCGCCGGTTACTCCGGTAAACGCGTTTGGTTTGAACGATATGAAAGATGCGTTTACCGCGAAACGTGTGTTAGTTGCAGATCCCTATCCGATGTCCCGAGAGGTTCTTGAACGACAACTGAATGCATGGCAGATCGATGTCGTGTTTGCGCCCTCCTGGCATGTGCTTATCAGTATTCTTAGTGATGAGTTGGAAGCCCCCTTCGATGTGGTTTTTCTGGACTACGCGTTAGCTCTGTCGGTAGATCCTGCATCTGCTTTAATGTATGGCCGGGTGTTAAGGAAACAAGCCTGGGTGTTGATGCAACCGATGGGAAATGAGCAGGACAAAATTGATATTCCCCAAGTGAATTGGATGGAAAGGCTCGAAAAGCCGATCGTGTCAGAGGAAATCAAGCGCGTATTGGCTGATGTACTGAATAAGCGTGCTGCCGATCCTGGTGCGTCTCCAGAGTTAACGCGCGGGGGTGGGCAAGTTGTCGAGCTTAAAGGCAGGAACAATAATCCTACGGATTCTCACGCAACTCCCTGGCCTGAAAGTACCCGTATCCTGTTGGTGGAAGACAACGATATTAATCGGTTAGTCGCCTCCGGGATGTTAGAAAAAATTGGCTTACAGAATGATTTTGCAGTAAACGGCGATGATGCACTCAGTGTGTTGCAGTCTTCTTCCACAGAGTGCCCGTTTGATCTCATTCTTATGGATTGTCAGATGCCGGTTATGGATGGCTACGAAGCCACTGGCCGGATCAGAAAAGGTGAAGCCGGAGAGCGTTACCGTTCTATCCCGATTGTGGCGATGACCGCCAATGCCATGGAAGGGGATCGAGAGCTTTGTATCCATGCCGGGATGGATGATTATCTGACAAAGCCCGTGGACCCTTTAATTTTGCTGGAGAAGCTGCTTCAGTGGTTGCCTTCCAGAACGTCTTGA
- a CDS encoding DUF2218 domain-containing protein, whose translation MLKSTSSVTAEKAEKYQDMLGKHFARKVSVETHTQQSVVHFPMGICRINSEGSALNFQCEAQTAEALAAVQSIIDRHIPLLKAIRDTQLVWQDQG comes from the coding sequence ATGCTTAAAAGCACCAGCTCTGTCACAGCTGAAAAGGCTGAAAAATATCAGGACATGCTCGGCAAACACTTTGCACGGAAAGTCTCGGTGGAAACACACACACAGCAATCAGTGGTGCACTTTCCCATGGGAATCTGTCGAATCAATAGCGAAGGCAGTGCGTTAAATTTTCAGTGTGAAGCCCAAACAGCCGAGGCGTTGGCAGCGGTGCAAAGCATCATTGATCGTCATATCCCGTTGCTTAAAGCCATTCGTGACACCCAGTTGGTTTGGCAAGATCAGGGTTAA
- a CDS encoding ABC transporter substrate-binding protein, which translates to MPRRSLKLWLACVTLLVAGFAHASIEITDIANRKITLEQPAQRIILGEGRFLAALGVLGVKQPLTRVAGMMNDFKQFDPAGYQAYQQAFPEIDQIPTFGQTSETSVSIEKILELNPEVAIFGLDGHGPGAKSKKVIDVLTAVGIKIVFIDFRKNPIEHTARSIEILGQVLGYEQNANSFSRFYQTKLAHIQDTLSGIPESAYPKVLLDVWASTKEPCCFTIAEGLFAAMARFAGGISIAEGQLPGPVGKISAEYALISNFDVYIGTSSGAQFNANPSPPSSKPSSTPTRTSERYSSLIMGAQVPNGIAQASLKQVLAHRNFDRLVPIQNGRSYALWHHFYNSPLNLYAIESMAKWFHPELFKDLDPQQTLNTLLTGFSPVDLSGTYSTEL; encoded by the coding sequence ATGCCGCGTCGTTCATTAAAACTCTGGCTCGCTTGTGTGACTCTGCTCGTGGCAGGGTTTGCCCACGCCAGCATTGAAATCACCGACATCGCCAATCGCAAGATCACGCTGGAACAACCGGCGCAGCGTATTATTCTCGGCGAAGGTCGCTTCCTGGCGGCACTGGGCGTGCTTGGAGTGAAACAACCACTGACCCGAGTGGCCGGGATGATGAATGACTTCAAGCAGTTTGATCCGGCCGGTTATCAGGCGTATCAACAGGCTTTTCCTGAGATTGATCAGATCCCGACCTTCGGTCAAACCAGTGAAACCAGCGTTAGCATTGAAAAGATTTTGGAATTGAATCCGGAAGTGGCCATCTTCGGGCTCGACGGTCATGGACCAGGCGCAAAGTCGAAGAAAGTTATCGACGTATTAACGGCAGTTGGCATTAAGATCGTGTTCATTGATTTCCGCAAGAATCCCATTGAACACACGGCACGCAGCATAGAAATTCTCGGACAAGTATTGGGTTACGAGCAAAACGCCAACAGCTTCAGTCGCTTCTACCAAACCAAACTGGCTCATATCCAAGATACACTTTCAGGCATTCCCGAAAGTGCTTATCCCAAGGTGTTGTTAGATGTTTGGGCCAGCACCAAAGAACCCTGCTGCTTTACCATTGCAGAAGGCTTATTTGCAGCGATGGCAAGATTCGCTGGCGGCATCAGCATTGCCGAAGGCCAATTGCCCGGCCCGGTCGGAAAGATCAGTGCGGAATACGCCTTAATCTCAAATTTCGATGTCTACATAGGCACGTCATCGGGCGCACAATTTAATGCAAACCCCAGCCCCCCTTCTAGCAAACCGTCTAGCACACCCACTCGTACTTCTGAACGTTACTCAAGCCTGATCATGGGCGCTCAAGTACCGAACGGCATTGCTCAAGCCTCACTGAAACAAGTGTTAGCACATAGGAACTTTGACCGACTGGTGCCCATTCAAAACGGTCGCAGCTACGCGCTTTGGCACCATTTCTACAACTCACCGCTGAACTTGTACGCCATCGAATCCATGGCGAAATGGTTTCACCCAGAGTTGTTCAAAGATCTTGATCCTCAACAGACGCTCAACACCCTACTGACAGGGTTTAGCCCGGTGGATCTCAGTGGAACCTACAGTACTGAACTTTAA
- a CDS encoding hybrid sensor histidine kinase/response regulator: protein MSTWLIAFVSFGYVCLLFFIAWRGDRTANIGSESDIPHSSPWVYSLTLGVYCTTWTFFGAVGQAAQNLWSFLPIYLGPILVFLLMWRFYARLILVSRRENITSIADFISARYGKHEGLAMLVTVIAAISVLPYIALQLKALVMGYIALTGNDPTDLAHINDRQDIALTVAVTMAIFAIFFGTRHMSANEHHRGLMHAIAFESVVKLVAFLILGGFVTYGLFDGVGDLLAKIEQQATNNPQIEHWLSSSPFNSSMLVQVLLAAGAFICLPRQFHVAMVENTHPRDFLVARWIFPAYLILVGLFVIPLVVAGKLLFGDSVSADTYVLMLPIEANKPGLSLLVFLGGFSAATSMVIVSTVALSIMVSNHIVLPFLLRKDQVKNTNYLHFRGILLNARRTTILMLLFFAYLFYRFIENTEALATIGQIAFAAVVQLAPAMIGALLWQDANRSGVIIGLVLGVCVWFYTLILPIWIEHLPWLASLTTSLPVWLRPQSLLTIEWFDPVTRGAALSLLFNLTGFIIGSRYFKTHINERIQAARFQGTQLESVDQQESLLNTRITQDELNTIASRFVEQSKLNAIFTKQPTNERASQQEIEQVEHLMSAVIGAASARAVLNAAISGQHVPWDDVEAIASETSETLQVSRELLQHAIQNMGQGISVIDKELKLLAWNHRYLELFNYPQELIQVGMPIEQLIRYNAQRGLCGSGDVEGLVQKRIRHLQNPTEHVSEREREDGTVIQLRGNPLPDGGFVMSFNDITTFRQAEQALLNANEALEERVQERTDELRQLNRQLIQMTQKAEQTSASKSRFIAAVSHDLMQPMNAARLFTSALMDDLIQHASSPEHQRQLSSSIDQSLRSAEDMLTDLLDISRLESGNLKVSEDTFALDELLGPMIQEFRPMAEQANCRLSYVKSSLRVTTDRRLLRRIVQNFMTNAIRYSQGCKVLLGCRTVGDKVSIQVWDTGPGIPEADLGNIFNAFTQLNEHQRSHDRGLGLGLAIAKGFSDLLDGKITVASELGKGSRFTLELPTQGRQKLASTSNVASTLGSSSQTAPLSGIDVPAEAGQVPSQNSVLCIDNEPEVLKGMTALLSRWGYQVLEATNTEDAVTLAKQQELQMVLIDYHLDQGQLGTDALIALRNRASYDGPAIFISADGRTNVKEKVSALGCKLLSKPIKPAKLRALMQSLST, encoded by the coding sequence ATGTCTACTTGGTTAATTGCTTTCGTTTCGTTCGGCTACGTTTGTTTGTTGTTTTTTATTGCCTGGCGCGGCGATCGTACTGCCAATATTGGTTCCGAGTCGGATATCCCCCACAGTTCGCCTTGGGTGTACAGTTTGACCCTAGGGGTCTATTGCACCACCTGGACATTCTTCGGAGCGGTCGGCCAAGCGGCGCAAAACCTGTGGTCCTTCCTGCCCATTTACCTCGGCCCCATTCTGGTCTTTCTGCTGATGTGGCGTTTCTATGCCCGCCTGATTCTGGTGTCGCGCCGAGAAAACATCACCTCCATTGCCGACTTTATTTCTGCTCGTTACGGCAAGCACGAAGGTCTGGCGATGCTGGTCACTGTAATTGCAGCCATTTCAGTGCTTCCCTACATCGCGTTGCAATTGAAAGCTCTGGTCATGGGTTACATAGCGCTTACCGGCAACGACCCAACAGATCTCGCTCACATCAATGATCGACAAGACATCGCCTTGACCGTAGCCGTGACGATGGCGATTTTCGCTATCTTCTTTGGTACACGTCATATGTCGGCCAATGAGCATCATCGGGGGCTAATGCACGCCATTGCCTTCGAATCGGTGGTCAAACTGGTGGCCTTTCTGATACTCGGCGGCTTCGTTACTTATGGATTATTTGATGGCGTCGGTGATTTGTTGGCAAAGATAGAACAGCAGGCCACCAACAATCCTCAGATTGAGCACTGGCTTTCCAGTTCACCATTCAACAGCAGTATGCTGGTTCAGGTGTTATTAGCCGCCGGCGCCTTTATCTGTCTGCCCCGACAATTTCATGTGGCGATGGTGGAAAACACCCACCCCAGAGACTTTTTGGTGGCTCGATGGATCTTCCCTGCCTACTTAATCCTGGTGGGTTTATTTGTGATTCCGTTGGTCGTGGCCGGTAAATTGCTGTTTGGTGATTCGGTATCGGCCGATACCTACGTTCTGATGTTGCCTATTGAAGCCAATAAACCAGGGTTATCACTATTGGTCTTCCTTGGAGGATTCTCAGCGGCCACCAGCATGGTCATCGTCTCAACAGTAGCCTTGAGCATTATGGTCAGCAACCACATCGTACTGCCGTTTTTACTGAGGAAAGATCAGGTTAAGAACACCAACTACCTGCATTTCAGGGGCATTCTGCTCAACGCTCGCCGTACCACCATTTTGATGCTGCTGTTCTTTGCTTATCTCTTTTATCGGTTTATCGAAAACACCGAAGCCCTTGCTACCATCGGTCAAATTGCCTTCGCCGCTGTGGTACAACTGGCCCCGGCGATGATAGGAGCACTGTTGTGGCAGGATGCCAATCGCTCCGGTGTGATTATTGGCCTGGTACTGGGCGTCTGCGTCTGGTTCTACACACTGATTTTGCCTATCTGGATAGAACACTTACCCTGGCTTGCGTCCCTCACCACCAGTCTACCGGTTTGGCTACGTCCACAATCGTTATTGACCATTGAGTGGTTCGATCCTGTTACCCGGGGCGCCGCGTTAAGTCTGTTGTTCAATTTAACCGGCTTCATTATTGGCTCACGTTACTTTAAAACCCACATCAACGAGCGCATTCAAGCCGCACGTTTTCAGGGCACGCAACTGGAATCCGTGGATCAACAAGAGAGTTTGCTAAACACTCGAATCACTCAGGATGAACTAAACACCATAGCCAGCCGATTTGTTGAACAGAGCAAACTGAACGCGATCTTTACGAAACAGCCCACCAATGAGCGGGCCAGTCAGCAGGAAATCGAACAAGTTGAACATTTAATGAGTGCAGTAATCGGTGCAGCCTCGGCCCGAGCGGTATTGAACGCCGCCATTTCAGGGCAGCATGTGCCCTGGGATGACGTGGAAGCCATTGCCTCCGAAACGTCTGAAACCCTACAGGTAAGCCGCGAACTGCTGCAACACGCCATTCAAAACATGGGGCAAGGCATCAGTGTCATCGACAAAGAACTGAAACTGCTGGCCTGGAATCATCGTTATCTTGAGCTGTTCAATTATCCACAGGAACTGATTCAGGTGGGCATGCCCATTGAACAACTCATCCGTTACAACGCCCAACGCGGCTTATGTGGTTCTGGAGATGTGGAAGGACTGGTTCAAAAGCGCATTCGTCACTTACAAAATCCAACCGAGCACGTATCAGAACGCGAACGTGAAGACGGCACCGTCATTCAGTTACGGGGCAATCCACTTCCCGACGGTGGTTTTGTGATGAGCTTTAACGACATCACCACCTTCCGACAGGCCGAGCAAGCGCTGTTAAATGCGAATGAGGCGTTAGAAGAGCGGGTGCAAGAGCGCACCGACGAACTACGCCAGCTCAATCGTCAGTTGATTCAAATGACTCAAAAAGCCGAACAAACCAGCGCCAGTAAAAGCCGCTTCATTGCCGCCGTCAGTCACGATTTAATGCAACCGATGAACGCTGCGCGCCTGTTTACCTCTGCGCTGATGGATGACTTAATTCAGCACGCCAGCTCACCGGAACACCAGCGTCAGCTCTCCTCCTCGATCGATCAATCACTGAGGTCTGCCGAAGACATGCTTACCGACCTGCTGGACATCTCCCGTCTGGAATCCGGCAATCTCAAGGTATCCGAAGACACCTTTGCTCTGGATGAGTTACTCGGCCCGATGATTCAGGAATTCCGCCCGATGGCCGAACAAGCCAATTGTCGGTTGAGCTACGTGAAAAGCTCGCTAAGGGTGACCACAGATCGCCGCTTGCTACGCCGTATTGTGCAAAACTTCATGACCAACGCCATTCGTTACAGTCAGGGATGTAAGGTGCTTCTTGGCTGTCGAACCGTGGGAGATAAGGTGTCTATCCAGGTTTGGGACACCGGCCCCGGGATCCCGGAAGCAGATCTTGGCAACATATTTAATGCCTTCACCCAACTGAACGAACATCAACGTTCTCATGATCGCGGGCTTGGTCTGGGCCTTGCCATTGCCAAAGGTTTCTCGGATCTGTTGGATGGGAAGATTACGGTGGCGAGCGAGCTGGGTAAAGGCAGCCGCTTTACTCTTGAATTGCCGACGCAAGGCCGTCAGAAGCTAGCGTCTACCTCGAACGTCGCTTCCACTCTGGGCTCATCCAGCCAGACGGCTCCGCTTTCTGGAATTGACGTCCCAGCCGAAGCTGGACAAGTGCCCTCTCAAAACAGCGTTCTGTGCATCGACAATGAACCAGAGGTGTTAAAAGGTATGACAGCGCTGCTCAGTCGCTGGGGCTATCAAGTATTAGAAGCCACCAACACCGAAGACGCCGTGACGCTTGCTAAACAGCAGGAATTGCAGATGGTACTCATTGACTACCATCTCGATCAGGGACAACTGGGTACAGATGCGCTCATCGCGTTACGAAACCGGGCCAGCTATGACGGCCCTGCCATTTTTATTTCGGCAGACGGACGAACGAACGTTAAAGAAAAAGTCAGTGCACTGGGATGCAAACTGTTGAGCAAACCGATTAAACCGGCCAAATTACGGGCCTTAATGCAAAGTCTAAGTACATAA